From the Lactobacillus sp. PV034 genome, the window ATATTTTTCCAGGACAAATGATCTTGTTTTATATAATTTCAATTGTCGCCATTATCGTAACGCTTTATTATTTGTTAAATCCAAATTATAAAAGTAAAACTTTTAATGTGGGTTTGGCTTTAGTTTTAGGTGGAATAGTTGGAAACTTTATTGATAGATTGAGACTACATTACGTAGTTGATATGATCCAGCTTGATTTTATTAATTTTAATATTTTCAATATTGCTGACAGCTGTATTACCATTGGAATAATTTTGATTTTTATCTATTTATTATTTATAGAAGGTAAAGATAAAAAGGAAACTGGTACAAGTGAATAAAGAATATGAATTAACCGTAGAAGATGAAAAGGGACGTTTAGATAAATTTATTTCAAGCAAAATAGATACTCTAAGTAGAACCCAAGTACAAGATCTCATTGCTAAAAAGCATGTTTTAGTAAATAACAAAGAAGTTAAGGGATCTTATAAGGTCACCCTTGGTGATAGAATTCTTATTACCGTTCCGCCTAAAGAGCCATTAAGTCTTGAACCTGAAGATTTAAACCTGGAAATAGTTTATGAAGATCAAGATGTTATTGTAGTTAATAAACCCCAAGGAATGGTGGTTCATCCAGCAGCAGGGCATCCAGATCATACTTTAGTAAATGGACTGCTGTATCACACAAAGAAATTAGCCCAAAGTCCTGAGGGATTTCGCCCGGGAATTGTCCATCGCATCGATAAAGATACGTCTGGTTTGTTAATGGTAGCTAAGAATGATCAAGCACGTTTAAGTTTAGAACAACAACTGGCAAGTAAAACTAATAAGCGAGAGTATTTAGCAATAGTTCATGGAAACTTTGATAATACGGCCGGAGTAATTGATGCTCCTATTGGGAGAAATCCTAATAATCGTAAACAAATGGCTGTTAATCCTAAGGGTAAGCCTGCGCGAACTCATTTTGAAGTTTTGGAACAGTTTAAGGGCTATTCTTTAGTTAAGTGTGTGCTTGAAACTGGTAGGACTCACCAAATTAGGGTTCATATGAAGTACATTGGACATCCTTTAGCTGGTGATCCTTTGTATGGTCCTAAGAAAACACTTAAAGGAAAAGGACAATTTCTCCATGCTGCAACTCTAGGTTTTGAACAGCCCACAAGTCATCAATGGCTTGAATTTTCAGCACCAATACCCTTAATTTTTCAGCAGCAACTTGAAAAATTACGTAGCTTGAGGAGGTAACATGAAACGCTATTTAATTTTAGAAGATGGGTCAGCTTTTAGTGGCCATCCGTTTGGCGCTACCACTACTTCTACTGGCGAATTAGCAATTCAAACTTCTAATTTTGGTTATCAAGAAGCAATCTCAGATCCTGCTAATTTCGGTAAAATTTTAACTTTTACTACTCCCATGATTGGTGGTAGTGGAATTAATCCAATCGATTATGAATCAATCGATCCCAGTGTTCGCGGAATCATTGTAAATGATATTGCACGACATATTTCAGCTAGTGCAAGCTTTCAAGACCTCGATCAATTTCTAAAGGAGAAAAGAATTCCTGCAATCTATGGAATAGATACTAGAGCAATCGTTAAAAAATTGAAAAAAAAGAGAGCAATCAAAGCTTCCTTGATGGATACAGACGATGATCATGCTTTTGATCAAATCAAAGCATTAGTTCTACCTAAGAATCAAACTGCACAAGTTTCTACAACACATGCATACGCAGCACCGAATGTGGGGAAGACAGTTGCCGTCATTGATCTTGGTTTAAAACATTCTTTATTGCGTTCACTTTCATTACGAAAAATAAATAGTGTAGTCTTGCCATATAATGCTTCCATTTATGACATTACCAATATCAGACCGGATGCAATTGTTCTTTCAAATGGGCCTAATGATCCCAAAGAATTAGAAAATATCTTAAAACCATTATTAGATAATTTTTATGGAAAATTACCAATCTTAGGAATTGGTCTGGGCTTTTTATTAATTAGTAGGTATCTAGATTTTGATTTAATTGACTTAATTCCAGCATACAATGGGAGTAATTATCCAATTATTGCTTCAAATACCAATAATATTTACCAATCAGCTATTAATTTAGGAAAACTTGTTGATCCTAATAGCATATCCTTATCCTTAAGCGAATTATTTTATGACATTAAATCTAATCTTGTTGCAGGTTTTGTTGATAATAAAAACAAGATCTTAACGGCTGCTTTTAATCCTGAAGGATCTCCAGGAAATTTTGATGCGACTGTAATTTATGATCGATTTATAGAGATGATGGAGTAATAGAATGCCACTACATAAAGAAATTAATAAAGTGCTGATTATCGGAGCAGGTCCAAGGGTGGTTGGAGAAGTAATGGATATGGATATTCTAATTGAACAAGCGCTAGATGCCTTAGTTGAAGAGAATATTCAAGTAGTTTTAGTAAACCCAAATCCTGCAACTATTGAAACTGATCCGCATAAAAATGTAAAAGTATACCTGGAGCCACTAACTATAACTTTTCTAAAAAGAATTATCCGGATGGAAAAGCCAAATGCTCTTCTTCCAGTCTATGGTGGCAAACCAGCACTTAAATTAACCAATCAACTTGTTCGTGATGGAATTATTGATGAGATGGATATTGAATTGCTTAATGTTAATAAATTAAGTTTGAAAATCCAAGATCATAAAACTTTACACGACTTTTTAGAGGTCAATAACTTACCCGTTGCTAATCAGTGGATGTTAGATAATGATGCAGATACGATTGAGAAATTGGCATCTGCGCACTATCCTTTGCTCTTAACAAAGAAACAGAAGTATCGACCTGATCAGCATCATAGTTTAAATAGCTTTGCCGATGTTAAACAATATTTTGAAAATGAACAAAAGCAAGAGCATTTTGACTGGCATAATTACCTCCTAAATGAAGATCTTTCTTCTTGGGAAGAATTAATTTTTAATGTAATTCGTGATAATCATGGTAATTATAATTTCTTTAATAATATGGGAAGTATGGAACCAGTTGGTATCACAGCCAACGACTCGTTATTAGTTAGTCCTATCTTAACCAGAAATAATAACCAAATTCAGAAATTACGTAATGCAGTGAAAAAAATAGCCAAACTACTGCATCTCCATGGTACTTTAGTTGTTCATTTTGCTGTTAAACAAGAAGAAGATAACTTTCTTTATAAGATTCTAATGGTTAAACCTCGTTTAACTGAAACGACTTTATTAGGATACCGAACTGGCATTTACAGTATTGGTTATATAAATGCCAAAGTTGCCTTAGGTTATAATTTAAATGAAGTGATCGACCCGCAGTCAAAGTTAAACGCGGTTATTGAACCGGTAAAAGATGCTATTGGCGTTAAATTACCATTCTGGTCTTTTGTTGAATCTGGCTATAATCATTATCACCTTGGAACACAAGAAACTTCAGGAGGAGCGGCTTTAGGAATTGGTCGCAATTTTGAAACAGCATTTTTAAAAGCTATTCATGCATCTACGAATTTTTCAAATAATAAACGAGTTTGGCAAAAGGAATTCGAAAAAGATAGAGAGAAAATATTATTAGATTTAAATCATCCACAAGAAAGTCATTTGATTACTTTACTTGCAGCAATCGCTAATGACATAGATTATCAGACAATCCATGATAATCTTCACATCCATCCGATTTTTCTTCAAAAATTTACTCATATTGTGATCTTAATTAAGGAACTGAAGGAAGAAGAATTAACTCCCCATTTATTACTTAAAGTTAAGAAAAATGGTTTTTCTAATAAGCTTATTGCATCTCTAACAGATAAAACTGAAAAAGAAATCACTGCGCTCCTTGAAGAAAATAAAATTTATCCGTCCTATTTGGAAATTGATGGTACAGCTGGTATTGAATCCCCTAAAGTTAATGCTGTCTACTCAGCGTATGATGTGCAAAATGAAATCGAAGCTATTGATACGCAAAATAAATGTCTTATTTTAGGTTTAAAACCATTTCAAGTTTCTCAAAATGAAGAATTTGATTACATGCTTTATCATGCGGCAAAAACTTTAAAAGAAAATGGTATTAGTCCGATTATCTTGTCCAATAATCCTGAATGTATTTCAAATTCGTATGATGTCTGTGACCGTATTTACTTTGACCCGATCACATTAGAAAACATTTTAGCAATTGCAAGAAAAGAAAATATCCATTGTGTACTTACACAATTTTCAGGGAAACAGGTAAATCAATATCGGCAGCGTTTATTAGATCATAACATTCAAATTTTGGGTCAAGAAAATCTTTCTGAAATGTTACATCAACCATTTACTACACTTTTTGAAGCTAAAAACTTTAAGCATGTACCATTCTTATTGAGCAAAAATGAAAAAGAAATTCTTGATTTCGCCGATAAGTTTCATTTTCCAGTATTAATTGGGGGAATAAATAATCATAAAAAGAGTAAATCTGCTGTAGTTTTTGATTTACCGGCTTTAAAACGTTATATATCAGAAAACGAATTAGACCAAATTTCAATTTCTAAATTTATTGAAGGCGAGAAGTATGAGGTTACAGCTCTTTCAGATGGTAATAAAGTGACAATCCCTGGAATAATCGAACATTTTGAACAAACTGGTTCGCATGCTTCTGATTCAATTGCTGTCTTTAAGCCACAAAATTTAACTCCTCACAGGGAGCGGCGATTAAAAGATGCAGCTCTCACGATTGCTCATAAATTACATCTAAAAGGGCCAATTAATTTACACTTTTTATTTAAAGATGATGAGCTTTATTTACTTCAGGCTAAAACTTATGCAGGTCATAACGTTGCCTTTTTAAGTAAATCTTTACATACAAACATTGTGAAATATGGCACTGAACTTTTACTAGGAAAAACATTAAGTGAACTTAATCTCCAAGAAGACAGTTGGTCAACAGATAGTTCGTTAATTCATATCAAAATGCCTGTTTTCTCTTTACTTCGATATCAAAGTGAAAATACTTTCGATTCAAAAATGAAAACATCAGGAAGTGTCATTGGAAGTGCAAAAACGCTTCCCACAGCACTATATAAAGGATATGAAGCAAGTGATTTAATTATTCCTTCTTATGGTACTGTCTTTATTTCAGTACGTGATCAAGATAAGGAGAAAGCCATTAAATTGGCAAGACGCTTGCATAAGTTAGGCTTTAATCTTTTAGCTACTGAAGGAACCGCGACCACCTTAGCCGAAGAGGGAATTACAACTGGTATTAGTGCCAAAATTCAAGAAGGAAATCAGAGTTTACTTGAAAAAATTGTGCAGCATAAAATTAATATGGTAATCAATGTTAAGGATCTTTCCGATTCAGCAAGTCATGATGCAATATTAATTCAGGATGCTGCCTTGAGCACTCATATTCCTGTCTTTTCTACCATGCAATCTATCGAAGATATAGTATTGGTATTAGAAACAATGGCGATGTCAACACAACCTTTGTAATTTTTAAGTTAACAATAATTTTATTATGTAAACTAAATA encodes:
- the lspA gene encoding signal peptidase II: MKNSKKIFYLLISLLAVIADQALKFYIVSNFHLGESKSFIPHLISFYYLRNNGAAWNIFPGQMILFYIISIVAIIVTLYYLLNPNYKSKTFNVGLALVLGGIVGNFIDRLRLHYVVDMIQLDFINFNIFNIADSCITIGIILIFIYLLFIEGKDKKETGTSE
- a CDS encoding RluA family pseudouridine synthase, yielding MNKEYELTVEDEKGRLDKFISSKIDTLSRTQVQDLIAKKHVLVNNKEVKGSYKVTLGDRILITVPPKEPLSLEPEDLNLEIVYEDQDVIVVNKPQGMVVHPAAGHPDHTLVNGLLYHTKKLAQSPEGFRPGIVHRIDKDTSGLLMVAKNDQARLSLEQQLASKTNKREYLAIVHGNFDNTAGVIDAPIGRNPNNRKQMAVNPKGKPARTHFEVLEQFKGYSLVKCVLETGRTHQIRVHMKYIGHPLAGDPLYGPKKTLKGKGQFLHAATLGFEQPTSHQWLEFSAPIPLIFQQQLEKLRSLRR
- a CDS encoding carbamoyl phosphate synthase small subunit is translated as MKRYLILEDGSAFSGHPFGATTTSTGELAIQTSNFGYQEAISDPANFGKILTFTTPMIGGSGINPIDYESIDPSVRGIIVNDIARHISASASFQDLDQFLKEKRIPAIYGIDTRAIVKKLKKKRAIKASLMDTDDDHAFDQIKALVLPKNQTAQVSTTHAYAAPNVGKTVAVIDLGLKHSLLRSLSLRKINSVVLPYNASIYDITNIRPDAIVLSNGPNDPKELENILKPLLDNFYGKLPILGIGLGFLLISRYLDFDLIDLIPAYNGSNYPIIASNTNNIYQSAINLGKLVDPNSISLSLSELFYDIKSNLVAGFVDNKNKILTAAFNPEGSPGNFDATVIYDRFIEMME
- a CDS encoding carbamoyl phosphate synthase large subunit — encoded protein: MPLHKEINKVLIIGAGPRVVGEVMDMDILIEQALDALVEENIQVVLVNPNPATIETDPHKNVKVYLEPLTITFLKRIIRMEKPNALLPVYGGKPALKLTNQLVRDGIIDEMDIELLNVNKLSLKIQDHKTLHDFLEVNNLPVANQWMLDNDADTIEKLASAHYPLLLTKKQKYRPDQHHSLNSFADVKQYFENEQKQEHFDWHNYLLNEDLSSWEELIFNVIRDNHGNYNFFNNMGSMEPVGITANDSLLVSPILTRNNNQIQKLRNAVKKIAKLLHLHGTLVVHFAVKQEEDNFLYKILMVKPRLTETTLLGYRTGIYSIGYINAKVALGYNLNEVIDPQSKLNAVIEPVKDAIGVKLPFWSFVESGYNHYHLGTQETSGGAALGIGRNFETAFLKAIHASTNFSNNKRVWQKEFEKDREKILLDLNHPQESHLITLLAAIANDIDYQTIHDNLHIHPIFLQKFTHIVILIKELKEEELTPHLLLKVKKNGFSNKLIASLTDKTEKEITALLEENKIYPSYLEIDGTAGIESPKVNAVYSAYDVQNEIEAIDTQNKCLILGLKPFQVSQNEEFDYMLYHAAKTLKENGISPIILSNNPECISNSYDVCDRIYFDPITLENILAIARKENIHCVLTQFSGKQVNQYRQRLLDHNIQILGQENLSEMLHQPFTTLFEAKNFKHVPFLLSKNEKEILDFADKFHFPVLIGGINNHKKSKSAVVFDLPALKRYISENELDQISISKFIEGEKYEVTALSDGNKVTIPGIIEHFEQTGSHASDSIAVFKPQNLTPHRERRLKDAALTIAHKLHLKGPINLHFLFKDDELYLLQAKTYAGHNVAFLSKSLHTNIVKYGTELLLGKTLSELNLQEDSWSTDSSLIHIKMPVFSLLRYQSENTFDSKMKTSGSVIGSAKTLPTALYKGYEASDLIIPSYGTVFISVRDQDKEKAIKLARRLHKLGFNLLATEGTATTLAEEGITTGISAKIQEGNQSLLEKIVQHKINMVINVKDLSDSASHDAILIQDAALSTHIPVFSTMQSIEDIVLVLETMAMSTQPL